In Salipiger sp. H15, the sequence CGCTGGCGCTGCTCGCGGCGACCGGCAACTTCGAGGAGATCCCGATGCACATCCGCGCCACGGCGCGTACCGGGGCCAGCAAGCAGGATGTGCTGGAGGCCTTCCAGCACGTGGCGATCTACGCCGGCGTTCCGCGCGCCAACCACGCGCTGAAACTCGCCAAGGCGACCTATGCCGAGATGGAGGCGGCAGCCGAATGAGCAATTTCGTGACCACAGAGAAGGGGCCGCTGATCCCGCGCAACCGCGACGCGCATCCGGTCGCCTATGATCCCGGCTACAAGACCAGCGTTGCCCGCTCGCCGAACCTGCCGCTGCTGTCGATGGAAAGCTCGCCATCGGAAGAGACCGGCCCGACCTTCGGCCATGGCAGGTTCGGCGCGCTCGACAACAATCTGATCCTGAACTGGACCAAGGGCGCGGCCCCGGCCGTCGGCGAGCGTATCCTGATGCACGGCCGCGTGCTGGACGAGAACGCGCGCCCGGTGCCGAACACGCTGATCGAGATCTGGCAGGCCAACGCCGGCGGGCGCTACCGTCACAAGAAGGACACCTACCTTGCGCCGCTCGATCCGAACTTCGGCGGCTGCGGCCGCACGCTGACCGACGAGAACGGCTACTACCAGTTCCTGACCATCCGTCCCGGTGCCTATCCCTGGCCCAACCGCGGCAACGACTGGCGGCCGATGCACATCCACATCTCGGTCTACGGTCACAGCTTCGGCCAGCGGCTGATCACCCAGATGTATTTCGAGGGCGATCCGCTGATCAACCATTGCCCGATCGCCGCGACGATCAAGAACCGCGCCCAGCTCGACGCGCTGGTCGCCCCGCTCGACCTGGCGCATTCGCGCCCGCTCGACTACCTCGCCTACAAGTTCGACATCGTGCTGCGCGGCCGTCGCCAGTCGATGTTCGAGAACAAGCTGGAGGGCATGTGATCATGGTGCAGAAACTCGACACGCTGGTGGAAACCGCCTCGCAGACCGCCGGGCCCTATGTCCACATCGGCCTCATGCCCACCTATGCGGGCAATGCCGGCTACTACGACGAAGAGATCGGCACCTCGCCGATCGAGGACGGCTGCGAGGGCGAGATCATCGAGATCACCGGCTCCGTCTTCGACGGCACCGGATGGGCGATGCGCGACGCGCTGATCGAAAGCTGGCAGCCGGATGCCAAGGGCGTCTTCCCGGGCCAGGACGGCGCGGATCCGAAGGTCTCGGGCCTCTGCCGCTTTGCCGCCCATGCCGAGACCGGCGAGTTCACCCTGCGCACGGTCAAGCCGGGCAAGGTGAAGGGCCGCGGCGGCGTGGTCAGCGCCCCGCACATCTCGCTCTGGGTGGTCGCGCGCGGTATCAACATCGGGTTGCAGACGCGCATCTACTTCGAGGACGAGGACAATTCCTCGGACCCGCTGCTGGCGCGCATCGAGCAGCGCCCGCGTGTCGACACGCTGATCGCGAAGAAGACCGGCGAGGGCAAGTACCGCTTCGACATCCGCCTGCAGGGCGAGGGCGAGACGGTCTTCCTCGACATCTGAGGCAGGGTCCGTAAGAAAATGACAACGGGGGCGGCCGTATGGTCGCCCTTTCGGCATGCAAGAGGGACGAGGCAACATGAGCGCGAGCGTTTTCGATCACCCCTGGCTGGGCGGGCTCTTCGGTGATCCGCAGATGGCGGAGATCTGGTCGGCCGAGCGGCAGATGGCGCATATGCTCGCCTTCGAGGCCGCCTGGAGCCGGGCGCTCGGCGCCTGCGGCCGGGTCGATGGGGATCTGGCCGAAACCGCGGCGAGCCGGATCGCGGCGGCGCGGATCGACCTCGAGGACATCCGCGCGGGCATGGCGCAGGACGGCGTGCCGGTGCCGCGGCTGGTCAAGCAGTTGCAGGCGGTGGCCGGGCCCGATGCGGCGCCTGCCGTCCACAAGGGGGCGACCTCGCAGGACGTGGTGGACAGCGCGCTGGCGCTCACGCTGAAGGACAGCACGGCGCTGCTGGCGCGGCGGCTCGCCGAGCTCGAGGCGGCGCTGATCGAGCTCGACGCGCGGCAGGGCGAGACGCCGCTGATGGGCCGCACGCGGATGCAGGCGGCGACCGGGATCACCGTCTCGGACCGGCTGCGCCCCTGGCACCAGCCGCTCGCCGCGCATCTTGAGCGGCTGGCCGAGATCGCCCCGCGCGTCGAGCGGGTGCAGGTCGGCGGCGCCTCGGGCGACCGCAAGGCGCTGGGGCAGGACGCGCAGGCGGTGGCGGATCACGTCGCGGCCGAGCTCGGCCTTGCCAGCGCCGGTGCCGCCTGGCACGCGATGCGCGACGGGATCGCGGACTATGCTGGGCTGCTCTCGCTGGTCACCGGCACGCTCGGCAAGATCGGGCAGGACATCTGCCTCATGGCGCAGCAGGGGCTGGACGAGATCAAGCTCTCGGGCGGCGGCGGCTCCTCGGCCATGCCGCACAAGCAGAACCCGGTCGGGGCCGAGCTCTTGGTGACGCTGGCGCGGTTCAACGCGGTGCAGCTTTCGGCCATGCACCTTGCGCTGGTTCACGAACAGGAACGCTCGGGCGCGGCCTGGGCGCTGGAATGGATGATCCTGCCGCAGATGGCGCAGGCGACGGCGCGGGCGCTCGCCACGGCGCAGGGCCTCGTCGCGGGCATCGACCGGATCGGCACGCCGGAGCGGCGCACCGACTGAGTGGCGGGTCCGCCCGTCCTCCTGTAACTGGGTCGGGAGCAGTTTCCCTCCCCGACCCAGTTGCAGGACCCTTCCATGACCCAAGACGTTGCCCGGATCATCGCCTCGGACCGTTTCAAGCGCGCGCAGGAGGACCTTGCGCAGGGGCACGAGCGCTTCGTCGACGAGATCATCGAGCTGACCGAGATCCCCGCGCCGCCCTTCAAGGAAGAGGTGCGCGCCGCCGCCTACGAGGCGAAGTTCCGCGCGCTGGGGCTGCAGGAGGTCGAGCTCGACGGCATCGGCAACGTGCTCGGCCTGCGCCGCGGGCGCGGCAACGGGCAGGTGGTCGTCGTCGCGGCGCACCTCGACACGGTCTTCCCCGAGGGCACCGACGTCACCGTGCGGCGCGAGGGCACCAAGCTCTTCGCGCCCGGCGTCGGCGACGACACCCGCGGGCTTGCGGCGCTCCTGGCCTTCATTCGCGCGCTGGGTGCGGCGGGGATCGAGACCGAGCAGGATCTCCTCTTCGTCGGCGACGTCGGGGAGGAGGGCAAGGGCGACCTGCGCGGCATCCGCCACCTTTTCGAGGAAGGGCGTTACCGCGAGAAGATCGCCGGCTTCTTCACCATCGACGGGCTTGAACTGGGCGAGATCACCACCGGCGCGGTCGGCTCGCTGCGCTACCGCGTG encodes:
- the pcaC gene encoding 4-carboxymuconolactone decarboxylase produces the protein MDELYEQGMKTRRAVLGDAHVDRAEAAKTAFDEPFQTLITRSAWGTVWSSDAISQRERSMLTLALLAATGNFEEIPMHIRATARTGASKQDVLEAFQHVAIYAGVPRANHALKLAKATYAEMEAAAE
- the pcaH gene encoding protocatechuate 3,4-dioxygenase subunit beta; protein product: MSNFVTTEKGPLIPRNRDAHPVAYDPGYKTSVARSPNLPLLSMESSPSEETGPTFGHGRFGALDNNLILNWTKGAAPAVGERILMHGRVLDENARPVPNTLIEIWQANAGGRYRHKKDTYLAPLDPNFGGCGRTLTDENGYYQFLTIRPGAYPWPNRGNDWRPMHIHISVYGHSFGQRLITQMYFEGDPLINHCPIAATIKNRAQLDALVAPLDLAHSRPLDYLAYKFDIVLRGRRQSMFENKLEGM
- the pcaG gene encoding protocatechuate 3,4-dioxygenase subunit alpha, whose product is MVQKLDTLVETASQTAGPYVHIGLMPTYAGNAGYYDEEIGTSPIEDGCEGEIIEITGSVFDGTGWAMRDALIESWQPDAKGVFPGQDGADPKVSGLCRFAAHAETGEFTLRTVKPGKVKGRGGVVSAPHISLWVVARGINIGLQTRIYFEDEDNSSDPLLARIEQRPRVDTLIAKKTGEGKYRFDIRLQGEGETVFLDI
- a CDS encoding 3-carboxy-cis,cis-muconate cycloisomerase, which gives rise to MSASVFDHPWLGGLFGDPQMAEIWSAERQMAHMLAFEAAWSRALGACGRVDGDLAETAASRIAAARIDLEDIRAGMAQDGVPVPRLVKQLQAVAGPDAAPAVHKGATSQDVVDSALALTLKDSTALLARRLAELEAALIELDARQGETPLMGRTRMQAATGITVSDRLRPWHQPLAAHLERLAEIAPRVERVQVGGASGDRKALGQDAQAVADHVAAELGLASAGAAWHAMRDGIADYAGLLSLVTGTLGKIGQDICLMAQQGLDEIKLSGGGGSSAMPHKQNPVGAELLVTLARFNAVQLSAMHLALVHEQERSGAAWALEWMILPQMAQATARALATAQGLVAGIDRIGTPERRTD